From a single Nicotiana tomentosiformis chromosome 2, ASM39032v3, whole genome shotgun sequence genomic region:
- the LOC104103424 gene encoding uncharacterized protein isoform X1 — MDRGNYRRGGGGGNRGRGRGRGRGGGNSEQEQGCGGGRGGPQMGSYNEQPPFQPPQQWGNQPRASGPGQYQGRGAPYNQQGTGQHHTAGQNPGRGGTAWVSRGGGGTAWPRPPPQQQPQQHGSSGGGTAWTRPPPKQRQQDVSSGSGTAWIRAPPQQPQQHGGGGGCGNQLQRDVEPSRSGASNVRSRGAPSGSSPSQSSGPIHQMDRQPVKKMAVESQYPDYSHFVSLPLAIYPELVNKLINFQNSVLGITEVSKSPTSESKASELFELGIEKSIFINPETFHLTVLILKLWNKDRFEAAAQVLRSVSPKVLDALENRPVSIRLKGLECMRGSPAKAYVVYAPVEVIGGEARLLRACQVIIDAFTEAGLVLEKDANRKLKLHATIMNAGHRRSKNRSGNADSFDARAIFGQYGSEEWGECLLREAHLSQMYVYGDDGYYHCCESIPFPEGM, encoded by the exons ATGGACCGTGGAAATTACCGACGTGGTGGCGGTGGAGGTAACCGTGGTCGtggccgaggccgaggccgtggcgGTGGTAACTCCGAACAGGAGCAAGGCTGTGGAGGCGGAAGGGGTGGGCCCCAGATGGGTTCATACAATGAGCAGCCACCATTTCAGCCTCCACAACAATGGGGTAACCAGCCAAGGGCATCTGGTCCGGGTCAATATCAGGGTCGTGGGGCTCCTTATAATCAGCAGGGTACGGGTCAGCACCATACAGCTGGTCAGAATCCGGGTCGTGGTGGTACTGCTTGGGTCAGTCGTGGTGGCGGTGGTACTGCTTGGCCCCGGCCACCACCGCAGCAGCAGCCACAGCAACATGGTAGTAGTGGCGGTGGTACTGCTTGGACGCGACCACCACCGAAGCAGCGACAACAAGATGTTAGTAGCGGCAGTGGTACTGCTTGGATACGGGCACCGCCACAGCAGCCTCAGCAACATGGTGGTGGCGGCGGCTGTGGAAACCAGCTGCAACGGGATGTGGAACCGAGTAGATCAGGAGCATCAAATGTTCGTTCTAGGGGTGCACCTTCAGGCTCTAGTCCTTCTCAGTCTTCTG GTCCTATCCATCAAATGGATCGACAGCCTGTGAAAAAAATG GCAGTTGAAAGCCAATATCCGGACTACTCTCACTTTGTATCGCTTCCATTAGCCATATATCCTGAACTGGTAAACAAACTCATCAACTTTCAGAACTCAGTTCTTGGAATTACTGAAGTGTCTAAGTCCCCTACCTCAGAATCAAAGGCTTCAGAACTATTTG AGTTGGGAATTGAGAAGTCCATCTTTATTAATCCAGAAACATTCCACTTGACTGTGCTCATACTGAAGCTTTGGAATAAGGACCGTTTTGAAGCTGCTGCTCAGGTTTTGCGG AGtgtctcaccaaaagtacttgaTGCTTTGGAGAACCGACCTGTGTCTATAAGACTGAAGGGTTTG GAGTGCATGAGAGGGTCTCCGGCAAAAGCTTATGTTGTATATGCTCCTGTGGAAGTAATTGGTGGTGAAGCCCGACTTTTACGTGCTTGTC AGGTCATCATTGATGCGTTCACTGAAGCTGGTCTTGTTCTTGAAAAAGATGCAAACCGGAAGTTAAAG TTACATGCCACTATAATGAATGCGGGACACAGGAGAAG CAAAAATAGATCAGGAAATGCTGATTCCTTTGATGCACGAGCAATTTTTGGTCAGTATGGCTCGGAAGAATGGGGAGAGTGTCTTTTACGTGAAGCTCATCTTTCACAAATGTATGTGTATGGTGACGATGGCTATTACCATTGCTGTGAATCCATCCCATTTCCTGAAGGGATGTAG
- the LOC104103424 gene encoding glutenin, high molecular weight subunit 12-like isoform X8 encodes MDRGNYRRGGGGGNRGRGRGRGRGGGNSEQEQGCGGGRGGPQMGSYNEQPPFQPPQQWGNQPRASGPGQYQGRGAPYNQQGTGQHHTAGQNPGRGGTAWVSRGGGGTAWPRPPPQQQPQQHGSSGGGTAWTRPPPKQRQQDVSSGSGTAWIRAPPQQPQQHGGGGGCGNQLQRDVEPSRSGASNVRSRGAPSGSSPSQSSGPIHQMDRQPVKKMAVESQYPDYSHFVSLPLAIYPELVNKLINFQNSVLGITEVSKSPTSESKASELFELGIEKSIFINPETFHLTVLILKLWNKDRFEAAAQVLRSVSPKVLDALENRPVSIRLKGLECMRGSPAKAYVVYAPVEVIGGEARLLRACQVIIDAFTEAGLVLEKDANRKLKQK; translated from the exons ATGGACCGTGGAAATTACCGACGTGGTGGCGGTGGAGGTAACCGTGGTCGtggccgaggccgaggccgtggcgGTGGTAACTCCGAACAGGAGCAAGGCTGTGGAGGCGGAAGGGGTGGGCCCCAGATGGGTTCATACAATGAGCAGCCACCATTTCAGCCTCCACAACAATGGGGTAACCAGCCAAGGGCATCTGGTCCGGGTCAATATCAGGGTCGTGGGGCTCCTTATAATCAGCAGGGTACGGGTCAGCACCATACAGCTGGTCAGAATCCGGGTCGTGGTGGTACTGCTTGGGTCAGTCGTGGTGGCGGTGGTACTGCTTGGCCCCGGCCACCACCGCAGCAGCAGCCACAGCAACATGGTAGTAGTGGCGGTGGTACTGCTTGGACGCGACCACCACCGAAGCAGCGACAACAAGATGTTAGTAGCGGCAGTGGTACTGCTTGGATACGGGCACCGCCACAGCAGCCTCAGCAACATGGTGGTGGCGGCGGCTGTGGAAACCAGCTGCAACGGGATGTGGAACCGAGTAGATCAGGAGCATCAAATGTTCGTTCTAGGGGTGCACCTTCAGGCTCTAGTCCTTCTCAGTCTTCTG GTCCTATCCATCAAATGGATCGACAGCCTGTGAAAAAAATG GCAGTTGAAAGCCAATATCCGGACTACTCTCACTTTGTATCGCTTCCATTAGCCATATATCCTGAACTGGTAAACAAACTCATCAACTTTCAGAACTCAGTTCTTGGAATTACTGAAGTGTCTAAGTCCCCTACCTCAGAATCAAAGGCTTCAGAACTATTTG AGTTGGGAATTGAGAAGTCCATCTTTATTAATCCAGAAACATTCCACTTGACTGTGCTCATACTGAAGCTTTGGAATAAGGACCGTTTTGAAGCTGCTGCTCAGGTTTTGCGG AGtgtctcaccaaaagtacttgaTGCTTTGGAGAACCGACCTGTGTCTATAAGACTGAAGGGTTTG GAGTGCATGAGAGGGTCTCCGGCAAAAGCTTATGTTGTATATGCTCCTGTGGAAGTAATTGGTGGTGAAGCCCGACTTTTACGTGCTTGTC AGGTCATCATTGATGCGTTCACTGAAGCTGGTCTTGTTCTTGAAAAAGATGCAAACCGGAAGTTAAAG CAAAAATAG
- the LOC104103424 gene encoding uncharacterized protein isoform X2 translates to MDRGNYRRGGGGGNRGRGRGRGRGGGNSEQEQGCGGGRGGPQMGSYNEQPPFQPPQQWGNQPRASGPGQYQGRGAPYNQQGTGQHHTAGQNPGRGGTAWVSRGGGGTAWPRPPPQQQPQQHGSSGGGTAWTRPPPKQRQQDVSSGSGTAWIRAPPQQPQQHGGGGGCGNQLQRDVEPSRSGASNVRSRGAPSGSSPSQSSGPIHQMDRQPVKKMAVESQYPDYSHFVSLPLAIYPELVNKLINFQNSVLGITEVSKSPTSESKASELFELGIEKSIFINPETFHLTVLILKLWNKDRFEAAAQVLRSVSPKVLDALENRPVSIRLKGLECMRGSPAKAYVVYAPVEVIGGEARLLRACQVIIDAFTEAGLVLEKDANRKLKLHATIMNAGHRRRSGNADSFDARAIFGQYGSEEWGECLLREAHLSQMYVYGDDGYYHCCESIPFPEGM, encoded by the exons ATGGACCGTGGAAATTACCGACGTGGTGGCGGTGGAGGTAACCGTGGTCGtggccgaggccgaggccgtggcgGTGGTAACTCCGAACAGGAGCAAGGCTGTGGAGGCGGAAGGGGTGGGCCCCAGATGGGTTCATACAATGAGCAGCCACCATTTCAGCCTCCACAACAATGGGGTAACCAGCCAAGGGCATCTGGTCCGGGTCAATATCAGGGTCGTGGGGCTCCTTATAATCAGCAGGGTACGGGTCAGCACCATACAGCTGGTCAGAATCCGGGTCGTGGTGGTACTGCTTGGGTCAGTCGTGGTGGCGGTGGTACTGCTTGGCCCCGGCCACCACCGCAGCAGCAGCCACAGCAACATGGTAGTAGTGGCGGTGGTACTGCTTGGACGCGACCACCACCGAAGCAGCGACAACAAGATGTTAGTAGCGGCAGTGGTACTGCTTGGATACGGGCACCGCCACAGCAGCCTCAGCAACATGGTGGTGGCGGCGGCTGTGGAAACCAGCTGCAACGGGATGTGGAACCGAGTAGATCAGGAGCATCAAATGTTCGTTCTAGGGGTGCACCTTCAGGCTCTAGTCCTTCTCAGTCTTCTG GTCCTATCCATCAAATGGATCGACAGCCTGTGAAAAAAATG GCAGTTGAAAGCCAATATCCGGACTACTCTCACTTTGTATCGCTTCCATTAGCCATATATCCTGAACTGGTAAACAAACTCATCAACTTTCAGAACTCAGTTCTTGGAATTACTGAAGTGTCTAAGTCCCCTACCTCAGAATCAAAGGCTTCAGAACTATTTG AGTTGGGAATTGAGAAGTCCATCTTTATTAATCCAGAAACATTCCACTTGACTGTGCTCATACTGAAGCTTTGGAATAAGGACCGTTTTGAAGCTGCTGCTCAGGTTTTGCGG AGtgtctcaccaaaagtacttgaTGCTTTGGAGAACCGACCTGTGTCTATAAGACTGAAGGGTTTG GAGTGCATGAGAGGGTCTCCGGCAAAAGCTTATGTTGTATATGCTCCTGTGGAAGTAATTGGTGGTGAAGCCCGACTTTTACGTGCTTGTC AGGTCATCATTGATGCGTTCACTGAAGCTGGTCTTGTTCTTGAAAAAGATGCAAACCGGAAGTTAAAG TTACATGCCACTATAATGAATGCGGGACACAGGAGAAG ATCAGGAAATGCTGATTCCTTTGATGCACGAGCAATTTTTGGTCAGTATGGCTCGGAAGAATGGGGAGAGTGTCTTTTACGTGAAGCTCATCTTTCACAAATGTATGTGTATGGTGACGATGGCTATTACCATTGCTGTGAATCCATCCCATTTCCTGAAGGGATGTAG
- the LOC104103424 gene encoding uncharacterized protein isoform X3: MDRGNYRRGGGGGNRGRGRGRGRGGGNSEQEQGCGGGRGGPQMGSYNEQPPFQPPQQWGNQPRASGPGQYQGRGAPYNQQGTGQHHTAGQNPGRGGTAWVSRGGGGTAWPRPPPQQQPQQHGSSGGGTAWTRPPPKQRQQDVSSGSGTAWIRAPPQQPQQHGGGGGCGNQLQRDVEPSRSGASNVRSRGAPSGSSPSQSSGPIHQMDRQPVKKMAVESQYPDYSHFVSLPLAIYPELVNKLINFQNSVLGITEVSKSPTSESKASELFETFHLTVLILKLWNKDRFEAAAQVLRSVSPKVLDALENRPVSIRLKGLECMRGSPAKAYVVYAPVEVIGGEARLLRACQVIIDAFTEAGLVLEKDANRKLKLHATIMNAGHRRSKNRSGNADSFDARAIFGQYGSEEWGECLLREAHLSQMYVYGDDGYYHCCESIPFPEGM, from the exons ATGGACCGTGGAAATTACCGACGTGGTGGCGGTGGAGGTAACCGTGGTCGtggccgaggccgaggccgtggcgGTGGTAACTCCGAACAGGAGCAAGGCTGTGGAGGCGGAAGGGGTGGGCCCCAGATGGGTTCATACAATGAGCAGCCACCATTTCAGCCTCCACAACAATGGGGTAACCAGCCAAGGGCATCTGGTCCGGGTCAATATCAGGGTCGTGGGGCTCCTTATAATCAGCAGGGTACGGGTCAGCACCATACAGCTGGTCAGAATCCGGGTCGTGGTGGTACTGCTTGGGTCAGTCGTGGTGGCGGTGGTACTGCTTGGCCCCGGCCACCACCGCAGCAGCAGCCACAGCAACATGGTAGTAGTGGCGGTGGTACTGCTTGGACGCGACCACCACCGAAGCAGCGACAACAAGATGTTAGTAGCGGCAGTGGTACTGCTTGGATACGGGCACCGCCACAGCAGCCTCAGCAACATGGTGGTGGCGGCGGCTGTGGAAACCAGCTGCAACGGGATGTGGAACCGAGTAGATCAGGAGCATCAAATGTTCGTTCTAGGGGTGCACCTTCAGGCTCTAGTCCTTCTCAGTCTTCTG GTCCTATCCATCAAATGGATCGACAGCCTGTGAAAAAAATG GCAGTTGAAAGCCAATATCCGGACTACTCTCACTTTGTATCGCTTCCATTAGCCATATATCCTGAACTGGTAAACAAACTCATCAACTTTCAGAACTCAGTTCTTGGAATTACTGAAGTGTCTAAGTCCCCTACCTCAGAATCAAAGGCTTCAGAACTATTTG AAACATTCCACTTGACTGTGCTCATACTGAAGCTTTGGAATAAGGACCGTTTTGAAGCTGCTGCTCAGGTTTTGCGG AGtgtctcaccaaaagtacttgaTGCTTTGGAGAACCGACCTGTGTCTATAAGACTGAAGGGTTTG GAGTGCATGAGAGGGTCTCCGGCAAAAGCTTATGTTGTATATGCTCCTGTGGAAGTAATTGGTGGTGAAGCCCGACTTTTACGTGCTTGTC AGGTCATCATTGATGCGTTCACTGAAGCTGGTCTTGTTCTTGAAAAAGATGCAAACCGGAAGTTAAAG TTACATGCCACTATAATGAATGCGGGACACAGGAGAAG CAAAAATAGATCAGGAAATGCTGATTCCTTTGATGCACGAGCAATTTTTGGTCAGTATGGCTCGGAAGAATGGGGAGAGTGTCTTTTACGTGAAGCTCATCTTTCACAAATGTATGTGTATGGTGACGATGGCTATTACCATTGCTGTGAATCCATCCCATTTCCTGAAGGGATGTAG
- the LOC104103424 gene encoding glutenin, high molecular weight subunit 12-like isoform X5 — protein MDRGNYRRGGGGGNRGRGRGRGRGGGNSEQEQGCGGGRGGPQMGSYNEQPPFQPPQQWGNQPRASGPGQYQGRGAPYNQQGTGQHHTAGQNPGRGGTAWVSRGGGGTAWPRPPPQQQPQQHGSSGGGTAWTRPPPKQRQQDVSSGSGTAWIRAPPQQPQQHGGGGGCGNQLQRDVEPSRSGASNVRSRGAPSGSSPSQSSGPIHQMDRQPVKKMAVESQYPDYSHFVSLPLAIYPELVNKLINFQNSVLGITEVSKSPTSESKASELFETFHLTVLILKLWNKDRFEAAAQVLRECMRGSPAKAYVVYAPVEVIGGEARLLRACQVIIDAFTEAGLVLEKDANRKLKLHATIMNAGHRRSKNRSGNADSFDARAIFGQYGSEEWGECLLREAHLSQMYVYGDDGYYHCCESIPFPEGM, from the exons ATGGACCGTGGAAATTACCGACGTGGTGGCGGTGGAGGTAACCGTGGTCGtggccgaggccgaggccgtggcgGTGGTAACTCCGAACAGGAGCAAGGCTGTGGAGGCGGAAGGGGTGGGCCCCAGATGGGTTCATACAATGAGCAGCCACCATTTCAGCCTCCACAACAATGGGGTAACCAGCCAAGGGCATCTGGTCCGGGTCAATATCAGGGTCGTGGGGCTCCTTATAATCAGCAGGGTACGGGTCAGCACCATACAGCTGGTCAGAATCCGGGTCGTGGTGGTACTGCTTGGGTCAGTCGTGGTGGCGGTGGTACTGCTTGGCCCCGGCCACCACCGCAGCAGCAGCCACAGCAACATGGTAGTAGTGGCGGTGGTACTGCTTGGACGCGACCACCACCGAAGCAGCGACAACAAGATGTTAGTAGCGGCAGTGGTACTGCTTGGATACGGGCACCGCCACAGCAGCCTCAGCAACATGGTGGTGGCGGCGGCTGTGGAAACCAGCTGCAACGGGATGTGGAACCGAGTAGATCAGGAGCATCAAATGTTCGTTCTAGGGGTGCACCTTCAGGCTCTAGTCCTTCTCAGTCTTCTG GTCCTATCCATCAAATGGATCGACAGCCTGTGAAAAAAATG GCAGTTGAAAGCCAATATCCGGACTACTCTCACTTTGTATCGCTTCCATTAGCCATATATCCTGAACTGGTAAACAAACTCATCAACTTTCAGAACTCAGTTCTTGGAATTACTGAAGTGTCTAAGTCCCCTACCTCAGAATCAAAGGCTTCAGAACTATTTG AAACATTCCACTTGACTGTGCTCATACTGAAGCTTTGGAATAAGGACCGTTTTGAAGCTGCTGCTCAGGTTTTGCGG GAGTGCATGAGAGGGTCTCCGGCAAAAGCTTATGTTGTATATGCTCCTGTGGAAGTAATTGGTGGTGAAGCCCGACTTTTACGTGCTTGTC AGGTCATCATTGATGCGTTCACTGAAGCTGGTCTTGTTCTTGAAAAAGATGCAAACCGGAAGTTAAAG TTACATGCCACTATAATGAATGCGGGACACAGGAGAAG CAAAAATAGATCAGGAAATGCTGATTCCTTTGATGCACGAGCAATTTTTGGTCAGTATGGCTCGGAAGAATGGGGAGAGTGTCTTTTACGTGAAGCTCATCTTTCACAAATGTATGTGTATGGTGACGATGGCTATTACCATTGCTGTGAATCCATCCCATTTCCTGAAGGGATGTAG
- the LOC104103424 gene encoding uncharacterized protein isoform X4: MDRGNYRRGGGGGNRGRGRGRGRGGGNSEQEQGCGGGRGGPQMGSYNEQPPFQPPQQWGNQPRASGPGQYQGRGAPYNQQGTGQHHTAGQNPGRGGTAWVSRGGGGTAWPRPPPQQQPQQHGSSGGGTAWTRPPPKQRQQDVSSGSGTAWIRAPPQQPQQHGGGGGCGNQLQRDVEPSRSGASNVRSRGAPSGSSPSQSSGPIHQMDRQPVKKMAVESQYPDYSHFVSLPLAIYPELVNKLINFQNSVLGITEVSKSPTSESKASELFELGIEKSIFINPETFHLTVLILKLWNKDRFEAAAQVLRECMRGSPAKAYVVYAPVEVIGGEARLLRACQVIIDAFTEAGLVLEKDANRKLKLHATIMNAGHRRSKNRSGNADSFDARAIFGQYGSEEWGECLLREAHLSQMYVYGDDGYYHCCESIPFPEGM; this comes from the exons ATGGACCGTGGAAATTACCGACGTGGTGGCGGTGGAGGTAACCGTGGTCGtggccgaggccgaggccgtggcgGTGGTAACTCCGAACAGGAGCAAGGCTGTGGAGGCGGAAGGGGTGGGCCCCAGATGGGTTCATACAATGAGCAGCCACCATTTCAGCCTCCACAACAATGGGGTAACCAGCCAAGGGCATCTGGTCCGGGTCAATATCAGGGTCGTGGGGCTCCTTATAATCAGCAGGGTACGGGTCAGCACCATACAGCTGGTCAGAATCCGGGTCGTGGTGGTACTGCTTGGGTCAGTCGTGGTGGCGGTGGTACTGCTTGGCCCCGGCCACCACCGCAGCAGCAGCCACAGCAACATGGTAGTAGTGGCGGTGGTACTGCTTGGACGCGACCACCACCGAAGCAGCGACAACAAGATGTTAGTAGCGGCAGTGGTACTGCTTGGATACGGGCACCGCCACAGCAGCCTCAGCAACATGGTGGTGGCGGCGGCTGTGGAAACCAGCTGCAACGGGATGTGGAACCGAGTAGATCAGGAGCATCAAATGTTCGTTCTAGGGGTGCACCTTCAGGCTCTAGTCCTTCTCAGTCTTCTG GTCCTATCCATCAAATGGATCGACAGCCTGTGAAAAAAATG GCAGTTGAAAGCCAATATCCGGACTACTCTCACTTTGTATCGCTTCCATTAGCCATATATCCTGAACTGGTAAACAAACTCATCAACTTTCAGAACTCAGTTCTTGGAATTACTGAAGTGTCTAAGTCCCCTACCTCAGAATCAAAGGCTTCAGAACTATTTG AGTTGGGAATTGAGAAGTCCATCTTTATTAATCCAGAAACATTCCACTTGACTGTGCTCATACTGAAGCTTTGGAATAAGGACCGTTTTGAAGCTGCTGCTCAGGTTTTGCGG GAGTGCATGAGAGGGTCTCCGGCAAAAGCTTATGTTGTATATGCTCCTGTGGAAGTAATTGGTGGTGAAGCCCGACTTTTACGTGCTTGTC AGGTCATCATTGATGCGTTCACTGAAGCTGGTCTTGTTCTTGAAAAAGATGCAAACCGGAAGTTAAAG TTACATGCCACTATAATGAATGCGGGACACAGGAGAAG CAAAAATAGATCAGGAAATGCTGATTCCTTTGATGCACGAGCAATTTTTGGTCAGTATGGCTCGGAAGAATGGGGAGAGTGTCTTTTACGTGAAGCTCATCTTTCACAAATGTATGTGTATGGTGACGATGGCTATTACCATTGCTGTGAATCCATCCCATTTCCTGAAGGGATGTAG
- the LOC104103424 gene encoding uncharacterized protein isoform X7 has protein sequence MDRGNYRRGGGGGNRGRGRGRGRGGGNSEQEQGCGGGRGGPQMGSYNEQPPFQPPQQWGNQPRASGPGQYQGRGAPYNQQGTGQHHTAGQNPGRGGTAWVSRGGGGTAWPRPPPQQQPQQHGSSGGGTAWTRPPPKQRQQDVSSGSGTAWIRAPPQQPQQHGGGGGCGNQLQRDVEPSRSGASNVRSRGAPSGSSPSQSSELGIEKSIFINPETFHLTVLILKLWNKDRFEAAAQVLRSVSPKVLDALENRPVSIRLKGLECMRGSPAKAYVVYAPVEVIGGEARLLRACQVIIDAFTEAGLVLEKDANRKLKLHATIMNAGHRRSKNRSGNADSFDARAIFGQYGSEEWGECLLREAHLSQMYVYGDDGYYHCCESIPFPEGM, from the exons ATGGACCGTGGAAATTACCGACGTGGTGGCGGTGGAGGTAACCGTGGTCGtggccgaggccgaggccgtggcgGTGGTAACTCCGAACAGGAGCAAGGCTGTGGAGGCGGAAGGGGTGGGCCCCAGATGGGTTCATACAATGAGCAGCCACCATTTCAGCCTCCACAACAATGGGGTAACCAGCCAAGGGCATCTGGTCCGGGTCAATATCAGGGTCGTGGGGCTCCTTATAATCAGCAGGGTACGGGTCAGCACCATACAGCTGGTCAGAATCCGGGTCGTGGTGGTACTGCTTGGGTCAGTCGTGGTGGCGGTGGTACTGCTTGGCCCCGGCCACCACCGCAGCAGCAGCCACAGCAACATGGTAGTAGTGGCGGTGGTACTGCTTGGACGCGACCACCACCGAAGCAGCGACAACAAGATGTTAGTAGCGGCAGTGGTACTGCTTGGATACGGGCACCGCCACAGCAGCCTCAGCAACATGGTGGTGGCGGCGGCTGTGGAAACCAGCTGCAACGGGATGTGGAACCGAGTAGATCAGGAGCATCAAATGTTCGTTCTAGGGGTGCACCTTCAGGCTCTAGTCCTTCTCAGTCTTCTG AGTTGGGAATTGAGAAGTCCATCTTTATTAATCCAGAAACATTCCACTTGACTGTGCTCATACTGAAGCTTTGGAATAAGGACCGTTTTGAAGCTGCTGCTCAGGTTTTGCGG AGtgtctcaccaaaagtacttgaTGCTTTGGAGAACCGACCTGTGTCTATAAGACTGAAGGGTTTG GAGTGCATGAGAGGGTCTCCGGCAAAAGCTTATGTTGTATATGCTCCTGTGGAAGTAATTGGTGGTGAAGCCCGACTTTTACGTGCTTGTC AGGTCATCATTGATGCGTTCACTGAAGCTGGTCTTGTTCTTGAAAAAGATGCAAACCGGAAGTTAAAG TTACATGCCACTATAATGAATGCGGGACACAGGAGAAG CAAAAATAGATCAGGAAATGCTGATTCCTTTGATGCACGAGCAATTTTTGGTCAGTATGGCTCGGAAGAATGGGGAGAGTGTCTTTTACGTGAAGCTCATCTTTCACAAATGTATGTGTATGGTGACGATGGCTATTACCATTGCTGTGAATCCATCCCATTTCCTGAAGGGATGTAG
- the LOC104103424 gene encoding glutenin, high molecular weight subunit 12-like isoform X9, producing the protein MDRGNYRRGGGGGNRGRGRGRGRGGGNSEQEQGCGGGRGGPQMGSYNEQPPFQPPQQWGNQPRASGPGQYQGRGAPYNQQGTGQHHTAGQNPGRGGTAWVSRGGGGTAWPRPPPQQQPQQHGSSGGGTAWTRPPPKQRQQDVSSGSGTAWIRAPPQQPQQHGGGGGCGNQLQRDVEPSRSGASNVRSRGAPSGSSPSQSSELGIEKSIFINPETFHLTVLILKLWNKDRFEAAAQVLRECMRGSPAKAYVVYAPVEVIGGEARLLRACQVIIDAFTEAGLVLEKDANRKLKLHATIMNAGHRRSKNRSGNADSFDARAIFGQYGSEEWGECLLREAHLSQMYVYGDDGYYHCCESIPFPEGM; encoded by the exons ATGGACCGTGGAAATTACCGACGTGGTGGCGGTGGAGGTAACCGTGGTCGtggccgaggccgaggccgtggcgGTGGTAACTCCGAACAGGAGCAAGGCTGTGGAGGCGGAAGGGGTGGGCCCCAGATGGGTTCATACAATGAGCAGCCACCATTTCAGCCTCCACAACAATGGGGTAACCAGCCAAGGGCATCTGGTCCGGGTCAATATCAGGGTCGTGGGGCTCCTTATAATCAGCAGGGTACGGGTCAGCACCATACAGCTGGTCAGAATCCGGGTCGTGGTGGTACTGCTTGGGTCAGTCGTGGTGGCGGTGGTACTGCTTGGCCCCGGCCACCACCGCAGCAGCAGCCACAGCAACATGGTAGTAGTGGCGGTGGTACTGCTTGGACGCGACCACCACCGAAGCAGCGACAACAAGATGTTAGTAGCGGCAGTGGTACTGCTTGGATACGGGCACCGCCACAGCAGCCTCAGCAACATGGTGGTGGCGGCGGCTGTGGAAACCAGCTGCAACGGGATGTGGAACCGAGTAGATCAGGAGCATCAAATGTTCGTTCTAGGGGTGCACCTTCAGGCTCTAGTCCTTCTCAGTCTTCTG AGTTGGGAATTGAGAAGTCCATCTTTATTAATCCAGAAACATTCCACTTGACTGTGCTCATACTGAAGCTTTGGAATAAGGACCGTTTTGAAGCTGCTGCTCAGGTTTTGCGG GAGTGCATGAGAGGGTCTCCGGCAAAAGCTTATGTTGTATATGCTCCTGTGGAAGTAATTGGTGGTGAAGCCCGACTTTTACGTGCTTGTC AGGTCATCATTGATGCGTTCACTGAAGCTGGTCTTGTTCTTGAAAAAGATGCAAACCGGAAGTTAAAG TTACATGCCACTATAATGAATGCGGGACACAGGAGAAG CAAAAATAGATCAGGAAATGCTGATTCCTTTGATGCACGAGCAATTTTTGGTCAGTATGGCTCGGAAGAATGGGGAGAGTGTCTTTTACGTGAAGCTCATCTTTCACAAATGTATGTGTATGGTGACGATGGCTATTACCATTGCTGTGAATCCATCCCATTTCCTGAAGGGATGTAG